One part of the Lotus japonicus ecotype B-129 chromosome 2, LjGifu_v1.2 genome encodes these proteins:
- the LOC130735818 gene encoding transcription initiation factor TFIID subunit 14b-like, translating into MSHSPQTSPLKGQQQQGAEDDDAPSAIKPSRLKIAVPSEESDKKNVNKRLKDVEISVPIVYGTIAFYLGRKASESQSHKWTVYVRGASNEDLGVVVKKVVFQLHPSFNNPTRVVESPPFQVSECGWGEFEIAISLFFHSDVCEKQVDLYHHLKLYPEDESGPQNTKKPVVVETYNEIVFPEPSEVFLARVLNHPAVVVPKLPVGLNLPSPVAVDSVNDKERGDTKDHPLSQWFLNFSETDELSKLAAARQQVQAHIGKLRRQLSLMEGPPQQAKPPSGFDHT; encoded by the exons ATGTCTCACTCTCCTCAAACTTCACCCCTCAAGggacaacaacaacaaggtgctgaagatgatgatgccCCTTCTGCCATTAAGCCTTCTCGCCTCAAAATTGCAGTACCCTCTGAAGAAAGCGACAAGAAA AATGTGAATAAGAGGCTCAAGGATGTTGAAATTTCTGTGCCTATAGTGTATGGGACTATTGCATTCTATCTGGGTAGGAAGGCCAGTGA GTCTCAGTCTCACAAGTGGACTGTTTATGTTCGTGGAGCTTCAAATGAGGATCTTGGAGTGGTTGTTAAGAAGGTTGTGTTTCAATTGCATCCCAGTTTCAATAACCCTACAAGAGTTGTTGAATCACCCCCGTTTCAAGTGTCAGAGTGTGGCTGGGGTGAATTTGAGATAGCCATCTCCCTCTTTTTCCATAGTGATGTCTGTGAAAAACAAGTGGACTT GTATCACCATTTGAAATTGTATCCAGAAGATGAATCTGGTCCCCAGAACACAAAGAAACCTGTGGTGGTTGAAACTTACAATGAGATTGTATTTCCTGAACCTTCTGAGGTTTTCCTTGCACGTGTGCTGAACCACCCTGCTGTTGTTGTGCCTAAGCTTCCTGTTGGTCTGAATTTACCTAGCCCTG TTGCTGTTGATTCTGTGAATGACAAGGAGAGAGGTGATACCAAAGATCATCCTCTAAGCCAGTGGTTCTTGAACTTCTCAGAGACTGATGAGCTCTCAAAACTTGCAGCAGCTAGACAGCAG GTGCAAGCTCACATTGGTAAGCTGCGGAGACAATTAAGTTTGATGGAAGGACCACCTCAGCAGGCAAAACCACCTTCTGGCTTTGACCatacatga